The Cryptomeria japonica chromosome 9, Sugi_1.0, whole genome shotgun sequence DNA segment CTCTGAGTAATCaagttaaaaaaacaaaaaaaaaaacactaaaacTTACCAGCATAAAATAACTATAAGGTtgtaaaaccttaatgttcaattGATTCCTCCTTTCTTTTCTCTAGAGCATGGTAGTTTTGAAACCAATAGAAGATatttttttcttctccttttgCTACTTCTGTAGAAGGCTCTTTTGTTGAGTGGTTGGTTTCCATCTAGTGGATCTAGATAGTCTGCTCCTATTGCTATTGTCAACCACATTATTTTACCTATACAACATAGGACGAACCCAAATCAATTGCAACTAACAATAGTATGACTaaattattgaaatttttttaaaaagaaattggTACTATTGTAAAAATATcctatttttaattaaatagtGAATCAAAGATAAATTTACTATAAGAAATCTCAAACACTTGGCATGATAAGCATCTTTCTTGACTATATTAATGAAATTTTCCATAATAGGTAAACTAGAACATTTAAAGAACTAAAAATACCAAACTTAGAGTATGTTGTAAAAATTGTACAATTCTACCTGGAATTGGAATTGGGGCGTATCCATCTTTCTAGAATATTAACAAATTAAAGCACTATCTAATATTGTTGAAcgtatttattaataaaatatttaatatcaaGAAGTATTTTATAATGAAATTACGGGttaacaaattcaaaatattaatacTTATGTCCACTTCATATAAATAGTAAAACatataatttcaaaataaaataacataattttgTAGATGTGTAAAATTGTTTTCTAGGTTTTTTTAGATAGACAAATCTAAAATATCTATGCTAATATTAAAAGTGTATTTATCAATTTAGATATTAAATAGCACCTAACTTTCAAAGATTATTTTGTATTGATAAAGGTCGATGTAAATCCTAAAGATTATCTTGTACTAACAAAGTTAGATATAAGTTCCCAAAATCATCTTGTAATAACAAGGTTAGATGTAAAATAATGAATGAAATAATCAATACttaagatgaaaaatgaaaaaaaaataaaaattattaattatttatcatAGTAACATAGATTATTTAAAATCTTGCAGAAAGcaattgaaaatataaaaaatttaaaatttaaatatttgtattATTTTCAAACATAATCTAATGATATATAGCATTTACTACTTGATTAAAGacacattaatttatttttattttatataaaaaaatcaaataaaattcaaataaaaataatgaaagaaaAATTTCTAAATGTTTCAAATATTCTGTCACCAAATAGTTTTTAGTTATAGAATAGAATCATTTCAAAGTTCTTAATAATATTAAGAAAAAATACTTATATTTTTTTAGCAATATTCAAAAAATAGATATAGTTAAGGAGCTAAATCCTTAAGTGTATGATCTAACAATCATATTTTAGAGTTAGAAAGATCATCTTTTGATATTCAAATTAAATTTCATGATTATTTGTAAATTTCACACAAGAAGAATAGCACtatatgaaaaacaaatcaaaatttcaaaatgttggtataccaaaacatcaaattatcaaTATATATGATTATTGAGATAACTCACAATTATATTCACATGAATTAAAttgaaaagtaacccacattaaaATTTACTCTCATACTATAATAGTCAAATAACAATAAATACAATTATGAAAATTTCATATTATATCTAAGATTTATAAATTATAGTAAAATGATCTAATAAAATATTACTCATattctaatattttatttattgaatataACCTAAAACAAtcataattataatttttaaataaataatgataaaaTCAATGTTACTAAACATCACAAAAGTAAACTATTTAAAAATAAACTCGCAAACTATATAATTCATATAAAATTTTCCctataaaacttcaatgaatggTTGGAAGAGAAAAGACATGCTCAATAAATAATTAGTAATAAAAGCTTACCTTAATGTTTTTAATTAGATCACCAAAAAACAATGAAGAGAAAGTATTCCATTAAAATTCTCCTGCAATTTACCTCACCAATTTCTTACAAAATGAAATAATTTATAGCGCAATAAACCAACATTAGTAAAGACACGTAGAGTGCAGCCGTGTAGAGATTTGCAGAATTGTAATGACAGCTTGTAAAATACATATGCCACTTCTAAATCTTTGTGACAAGTATCATACGGCATGCCATGAGTAATTTGTCTTCCACAAATTAATTAATAGTTTTGGAAAAGAGCTTCTATACATGTGTAATTGTAAattaattgatatttatttttattgtattttataACATTAAAATAATTCTCAAACATTTATAATCTATGCTACAAAATTATATAGGTAATTAATTAGTATTTCAtagtattatattttataataagatTTTTATTAATACTTGcctatatttattaatttatatctTTTGTGATGTGAAGTATTTTTAAGTTCTTATTTAATTTTGAATTGTTAGTTGTgttttatattaaaagcagccaaaaccaGAACTAGAACATCATCAAAATCTCAGCTCTCTTACTTTCTTCTATAAAAAACTATGATCATTCTAAGTAAGTTTAACAGATATATAAAAGTCATAATAAGCATATTAAACCTTTGCCACACAGGGAAACAGTGGATAAGTTCACATATAAACAGAAAAACCAGACATTCGAAGCATAGAAACCAActatttcttttttccatggctcttcttggggaggagcttcctagcccattccttggtgaggaatttgaaaagGGCCCTGTAGTCCTTGTCTTCCTTGTTTTTTCCTTTGATAGAGCTTTCCTGCAGGAGACACAAAGTGGTCGTCAAGCAATGCATCATGTTCAAAGCAAACTTGGAGATGTCCTGCATCTTATTTACCATTGCCTCCATCCTACTGGTGATTTCCTACACATTATCAAACAAAACATCCACTTTCTTGCCCAACTCCACCAGGTTGttttcttcttcctcctttatgttgctcacttcctccaccaccatcatttTCTGAAACTTGAGAGTCAAGGAGCGAGAATTTGTTTAGGATTTGGGGACGGTCTCTGGACTCATAGAATTTTTAGGAATTTCAGAGGAATGAGTGGAGCTGACAGAGTGGGCATCGAGGTAGACTCGAACAGGGCCACATTCTTAGTAGGGATTGAATTCCTAGTTTTATGGgaagaggaggggtctcttagCGATTTTTCAAGAGGTTTGGAGGTCAGTCTCACTGAACGGCGAGGGATGTTGGCCTCATCAGTAATTTCCATATTGGAATCAATATCCTGGATTCTACCTTTCTTGGGGGTTCTAACATCCTTAGGAgggcatttttttatttttctttctgcaAGAGCCAATTTCAAGTAGCCGACGAGGGCTTGGATCAGGTTTATTGGTAGCAATAGCAGGAGGCGGTTATTAGCCACATTTTGGATAGAGATAGTTCAGGGTAGGAAAAGGGCTAGATGGAAGTTTTAGAGACAAAGGATGAGGCCTTGGTCCCGAATGGGGaagtcttttccttttttcttgtcCTCGGCAATATCCTTAACATTAGAATCCAACGAATGAAGTAGGAAAAACAAAATGGAGATGTAATCCTCATTTCTAAGGTGGTTAAAGAACAAGAGGTAGTAATAGTAAAATATTGTGTACCTTCCCTCTAGAGTGAAGCATTTCATAATGATATAGTAGACCTTGTCCCACGGATGCGGAAGCTCCTCCCGGTTGAAACTGCTCGCCCTCTTCATTAGGTTTTTACCTTCACCAAAGAACTAGTTCAGACTGGTGGTATTTGAAATGTGACCctgtttcttctatttcctccccTCCATAGACAGACTCGTCGCTTGAGCAATAACTTCTTCATTTATTTCGAAGCAAATACCCCCCATGGTAACCTTTCTAGCCTCCCAGGAAGCCACAAATTTCTTAGACAATCTCTCATCATTCCCTTTGATGCTTTCCATAAGTTTGTCGATCCCGCCTTGCGAACAAACAAACCACAACACCGACTTCACTTTAAAATCATTAGTTTTGTCAGGTTCCAGTCTTAGCCTTTCACCCCCCATAGCCGTTTCCTCCAACATAGCAGATCATAGGAGAAACAGGGTAGCAGAAAAACAAAGACGAACCAGAGCAAGAGCAGAGTTGTGATAAAAACTTATCCATTCCTAAGATAAAATCATGCAATAAACGGTGTGATTATTGCAACTTATGCCTAAGTAGATAAGGAAATCTTGAAATTTACTATACTCGTGTGGACCCTCAATCTAGCCAATGTGATTAGACTTATCCCACCTATCACCTTTATCACCGCCAATAAACTCTGTCTAGATGATAATTAGAAAATTACCATTCTCGATATCATTACTATCCTCATAAATAAACCCCTTTTGAGAGTGATGACAAGGCCATATGTGGCTACGTGGAAGACCGAGCCCATGATGGGCGATTTTCCcttctaaatttaaaatttgaaaattggcaTGCTTCATATGGTAATGGTTATATGGGTTCatcattggacttggtttttttccatctccaagatcaccttggtgGTAACTGGCAACAAATTGGGGTTCCTCCAACATCATAAGTTGTTCTGTAGCCTTCCCACTGCCACCATGGAATCCACAGCCGCATTCCCTTCTCTTCGGATATATCAGATGGTGAAGCCATCGAGGTTAGCCATAAGCATCCTGGCATCCCTCAAAATGGGATCGACTTGCCACCCAGAAGCAGATCTACCACTCACCATTTCCACAATGATCTGtgagtcaccttcaatttctagATGTTTAATGCCAATGGATTTGGCAAATCTCAGACCCCATAGTAGAGCCATTCCCTTTGCCTGGGTGACTGTATGGTTCTTTGGGTTGCCCACATAGGCTGCCACAATATTCCCCAAGTGGTCACGAATGATTATAGCTCCACCTTGGCAGATATTTTGGGCAGACCCATCAAAGTTATATTTGTGACAATGGGGTTTTGGGGCTAaccattttgtctttttccttttgcTTTTAGcattgttgttgaagacttcaaactcTGAGGGGAGCTTCCAAAGTTTAGCAATTTTTTTCTCCATCGAATTAGGAGGATTGGGGGGGTGCGGGTTTCTAATTAGTCACAGATATGTTATCAAGAATCATTTTGAGGCAATTGTGGAAGACACTATCCGAGCGGGCTTCAACATCTTTgaaaattttgttgtttctttctttccatatcccCCAGCAGATGTGCAGTGGGATCTGCCTCCATAGTTGGAGGATCAAGGGGTGGTGGAAGGGGGGAGTCCATCTtgtatcaaaatcattaatgctattCTGAAAGACCCATTGTAGACTACATTTTTCTAGGGTCCTAGTCCACAAGTGTCTAGCAAAGGGGCAGTGGATGAACAGGTGGTCAATTGTTTCCTCTTCAGCTTTACAAAGAATGCATCTATTGGAAAGTTGGAAGACCCTCCttttaggattgtcccaagttaaGATTTTTGCATGCATTACGGACCAAAGAAATTGACTTTGGGCATCATTTGAGAGTTCTGTATCTTCCTCCAACACTGGACATCACTAGTGGCTCTTAGGAGCTGTCTGCAAGTAGACTTGACCGAGGAATCCCTCGACTAGGTTCCTTTCCAAATGAATTTGTCTTCCTAAGAAGCAAGGGGAATTCTACATTCCAACATAATATCCTGCAGCTCCTTAACCATGGCTAATAGGTTGGGATGATTAGAGAAAAACTGGCCAATGTTTTTCCATCTTCCTCTTCCTAGATCCATATAATCAGCAATGTAATCCCCTAGGTGATCCTTTAGGTGATACATAATTTGGTGGAAATGACTGTTTTCCAGAGGTTTGTCTCCCACCCAAGAGTCCTCCCAGAACCTAATCTTTCTATGATTTCCAATCTGCCATTTCAGTTCTTCTTTGATAACTAGTTTGTTTTTCAGGATTTTATTCCATAGTTTAGATCCCTGAGGTAGGTCTCTCGTACTCAAGCTACAATAGAAATTTTCCCTTTCCATATACTTGGCCCTAATAATCTTACACTAGTTGACCTCACCTTTAGCCAGGGTCGATCCCACTTTAGCAATTAAAGCCTTATCCAAGGCATTTATCTTTCTGATACCAAGTCCTCCCATGGATTTGGGTAAGCAAATAATGTCCCAATTAACTAGAGCAAGTCATATTTTTTCATCCATACCAGTCCACAAGAAGGTTCTTtagattttctcaagtttttcccccatAGCACCAGATAGTTTGAACAAGGAAAAGAAGTAAACTAGGATGCCCTTGAGGGAAGTAGCTAGGAGTTGAAGCTTGCCCGTACTActaaggaatttccctttccaaccagcaagtttcttTTGTATCTGTTCCAATATAGTATTCCAGAAAGCGGGAGTGACCTCTTTGAcagtgagggggagacccaggtaAGTCCTCAAAATAGCAATAGTCTTACACCTCAATATAGAGAGGATTTTAAGCTTAAGTTCATTAGGGGTCTTGAAAAAGAAGAGATTTCAATTATCATAATTGATACATTTCCCAGATGCCTTGGCATAATCCGCTAGTAGATTCTTCCATAATTTGGCCTCCATTACAGATGACATACCAAACAGaaaagtgtcatcaacaaattattggaTAACTGAGGGGGGAATTGTGGAAGCAACTTTGAATCCCTACAGTCTGCCATTGATCAACATATCAACCACATTTCTACTAAAAACTTTAGCAATCATGATGAAAAGATAAAGTGACAAAGGGTCTCCTTGTCAGATACCTTTTTTAGCCTTAAAACAGTCCCTAGGGGTCCCATTGATTAAGACCAAGAACTAAACCATAGTAACACATTCTCGAATCATATCAACAACCTTCCGTTTgaagcctagttttgatagattTTTAAATTAAAAGCACCAGTTTACTTTATTACAGGCTTTTGAAATGTAGAGCTTGAAAGCCATACCTTGGATTGtgctcctatccatggagtggattatttCATGAATGGCAATGCTAGTCTCCAAAATTTGGCGACCAAGGACAAAGCCTTTCTAGGAAGGACAGATAAACTTTTCCAGAAGGGGCTTGATtctattcacaaggaccttggaaATTATTTTGTAGATAGAATTGCAGAGGCTTATGGGTCACAATTCCTTCATGCAATTGGGGTTCGATGACTTGGGGACAAGAAAAATGTAAGTGCTATTCattttttttagtaatttactaGTCTTGAAGAAATTTTTCACTACTTTAGCAACATCATAATTAACGATGTCCCAATAATCCTGGAAAAATGCTAGGGGGAAGCCATCTAGTCCCGAGGTCTTGAAAGCACCCATTGCAAAGACTGCCAAATGAACCTCCTTCGAGGAGATAGGAGCTTATTGAAATATGGGTATTAGACCTTTTTGTGAAGATTTAATTTCTTATTGATACTTTTGTATCCATCATTAACAAAACCAAGATGTGATGCATTTGTATTTTTCCTACAAGAAGTGATAGGTCATAGTATACATGTGAGCAACTAGAAGtggattttttaatttaaaaagtaaTGTTAGAGCATTATCCCAAGAAACAACGAAAAAAAGATAAGGCCCTCACAACAATGAAAAAAGTAAGCACATAGGTCAAGCATAAAATAACAAGGCTTTTAAAACATAAAGATTAGAATATCTATCTAAAACATAAACCCACACAAGCAACATCCACTGAGGAGTGTCCAATTAGCCTTGAGGGAGGATAAAGATTCCTCCTACACCTCCCCATCCTCCCCATCAATTGTTCCAAAATCTCCATGTTTatctttggtaatgttgaaactctATTTTTTCCTTAGTTTTTTACCTTGGAGCTCCCATAAATGACCTCATAACAATTTATTTCTAAGTACCATTGCTAATCTCAACAATAGTACTGAGGCCATTTTCAATTTTTCTAAACTTATCAAAGTCCTTCTTCTTAATCTTCTTGTCAAGCTCAATCACCCATTTTTTAAGCTTCTTAGCTATTCAATACTGCTACCTTTGTCATTCTCCCCCTTGGTGACATGCTGCTTCCCTAaatcctcttttcttcttcctgtagACACACACCCACAATTAGTACCCACAAGGATTTCTCTACAGTCCAATACCACTCAAAAATTCCTTCCCAGAGCTATAGCTAGGATCTGATACCAAGGTGATAGCACCCACACAGTTGTAGATGCCAAAAATCACACAAACAGGGCCAATAGAGGTTGCAGAAGTGCTGCCATGCCAAAAACATAGCTTTAGGAATTCATAACAAACTATAGAGGCAACAATAATAGAGAAATATGACACAAAGACCAAATCCGTGCTGAAAGagttttcaataaaataaaataaacattgatTAAACACTCAAATTCTCATCCACACACGAGTCAATTTTTTTGAAAAGTAGCACAACCCAAATAATCTCACATAGAAAATACATAGTTCAAGAGAGAATTCAGATTCAAAACAGAAAATATTTAATACTTTTTTGTTAAAATATTGTCTTTACTATCATTTGTATAGCCTACACATTTTTTGAAAATGCAAGGTAAATTGTTGAGATCAGATGTTGTCCTTTTTACCTCTTGACCTCTCGCACTCTTCTAATCTCTCTTATTCTTTTCTCTATCTGTTGGGTTGTCTCCTTTACTACCTTTTCCCTGCAtttttcccttcttctctttgaATACTACTCTTTCATCTCTCCACCtctatttattttttctatatcttcacaaaaaccaaaattccccaaagaaaattttgaaaatttccaaaaagaaaTCCTGCCTAAATTAATTGCAGccaataaaaatatcaaataaatgctCACCAACctattttgatttcaaaaattatCCCCTAAATCATTATACTATGATTTGGGCATCCCCTTGGGGCAATAAAATAGTTGTACATGGGTAGTTTCTGCCTAAACaatcaaaattcataaaaataaaattgaaaaaacttTTCCCTGCATATATAGTGGTTATGTGGAATTAAATAATAAAGTGAAAAGAGTGATTAAAGTATGATGCCCTTATAACATATATCCAAATAATTCTTTATGATTTGTGCCTTATGCTTCCCCAGACAGTattgtgtcatctacaaattgttggtgagaagAAGGCTCAATGCCCTTAtagtgcccctcctagacttgcatttgaATTTACATATTGATAGACTTATATAGACAAATGGTTGACACTTAGATGGTTATTTATGAGTCTATTGCAATATTATATGGTATTGTTAATGCTAGTACTCTATTTGgattgatgttatattgtgtgtatgtcttcgtgagtagagacgatgtcatatcactcattgtgaccATAATGTGACATTACAATTCTCTATCACCTATTtgattattatgatgtatatgtattgtatgtattgtgttgagtGGTGAATGCaagtttgtaggtaccagacattaactctacctggtctcacaggtctgagcattTTTTTATCCCAACGGAAAGTTGTTAGAGATAGTAtgtgtttccctcacacactctaggcttaagttgtcactAGACTTGTGGTGCACTGTGGTTGTTAGGACCCTTGTTATGTGGTCTTGTGagtatgattatttaattaaattaataattgattctaTTTCTAGTTTATTAAGTGGCTAGATTGAGatattaatattatctaattatttatttatttattgcgtTCTgaagtttatcttattttacttgaGTTTATGATTTAGTGTTTAAATGGTTGAGATTTCATAATTATTTgacttattgatttatttgatctatcatttattcattgtttaattgatttaatctatttaacatttgatttattgtttatcaCTTgagcttaattattatttaataattattttatttaatttatttaccatttgatttattgtttaattgaagttttattattatttattgcttATTTACTTATATTTCAATTGAGTCTTATTGAATGTTGATTATTGGATTTTATATTTACTTTATTTGTGTCTCTTAATTTATTATTAACCCCTTGGTTTATTTTATTTGGGCCCGATTACTATCTATTCACTGGTTATTGTTTTATTATATTCTCTTGTTACATGGTAAATGAGAATTAATATATTTTTCTTATCGACCCTTATTTACTATTGGCTAATATGCTTTAggattgaatgttttttattttgaggCTTGCTGGTTGGATTGCACTTCAACAagttttcattgttttacttctaTTACCCAGGTCAAAGGATTCTTCTGCAAGTTTATTTGGTTTTGGCTCTTGATTATGGAATGGGAgattgaagattttgattttgaGGCTTTCTGGTTGGATTGCACTTTATCAAGTTTTCATTCTTTTACTTCTATTATCCAGGTTAGAGGATTCTTCCTTGtacattttatttatcaaaaatTGTATGCTTCATGTTTGTAGAAAGGATTGTGTGCGGGTAGTTTGGAATAAATAATGATTTGAAAAGTGAaaggtttaatttattttatgtgatttataCTCTAAGGTTTAAATTATAGTTGAGGACAAATTCATTCTTTCTATTGGCTATGCACATTGTCAGAATGGTCGGCACTAAAAATATTGGGTTTTGGTGTTGAAGGTTCTCTGTATGGTGTTTTCTATTATAAATCTGAGTTTTGGATTCCACCTTGTGTTCCCTTTTTGTCATTTGTGAAATCTGGGTGTATTTATTTTCATTTCTATGAACGTTTACAGTCGGGCATTGTCCTTTACCCTTGTTGGAGACGTTGATTCTTTTTTGAGTTTTTTCAAGTTTGGTATTAGACTCTGTGACTCTATCTACGATTTGTTTTCTGGGAAGCCATGAATGGTTGGTTTCATAAATCTTTCATTTTAGCTTAAGATTTGTTAATCTGTTTATTTCGTTCATTTTCCTTAGCCTGGGCAACAACTAATTTTATTTTTCGTGTCTTAATGTtgtctttgtgattttatttttaaaatcataaTTTGGCTTTTTTCGTCAGAGTTTTTTTGTAGTGCACCAGAGGCTTGAATTAATGTTTCTTGATATTTTCCAATATTGAGTATTTTGAGATATGGTTATTTATATACATTTTATGCTCCGACAAGTATTTTATGCTTGTTTGTTGAGATTTACAAAGTTTTTTTGACAAGATGTATGCATTCCTTGCTATTGAGGATGAGTATATGCAGCTCCAACGAGAGGTTATATTGTGCCTCACTAACTATGGGATATCATTGGATTCATATTCTTTCCATATTTTTGTGGTTATATCTTATTGAGCATCTCTTTATTGTTGTATTATGATGCTTTGAGCTTATGGGATGATCTTTACTACATGACCTTTGTTGTTGAGTTTTCATGTCATTATTGTGATGCATCTTGTTATGTATTTAAACGATGGATTTTTTacatggtagggagagtgggctcttgtaTGTGTGGgccagggtcttgagcattaggcctctaggaagGGGTCTAACTTGATGGAACCAtacaaatatttttcttgtaattgtAAGTGATAAtcataataattgattagtgggtttgggtatttaggaattcattAAACtagataataattggttttgtggCCCCACCCCATAGCCCTTGAGGGATACTTGGGATGATCTTGGGAAGATGGTTGGAGAGGTAAACgaatctcccttgaatggctccaaggttgagatggttccaaaTGTCTATCAAGGTGAGGCTCGACCCATGCTATTgtgaggataacatgtgatgacactctttcacTACATGTGTcaattatccatatgccttgatttgttATTTATCCCTCTTGGAGTTTGGTTCCTCTAATTTAGCCATGTTATGTGCTTGGATGTTGCAGTCTTGTgaagtcatgttgtatcctatggttgttagggtTCAACTCAGGTCTTGAGTGTGATTTGGatccttatgtcatctcctagcatgagggtggtcccttattggttccacatggttgggtggcttgatgccttcttccattgggatattcctctTCTTGGATGTCAGTgtgcatggattggattcttggattctttgTCATGTGGAGCTAATTCTATGTATTTGGAATAGAAGATGTTGTATCATGATACTATGTAATTGTAAAATGAAATATGTATTCTTATGCTATGCATTATCATATGACATAATTGAAAAGGGAAATAATGTAATAGTTAGGTGAAGTTCATATGGTATTTCCATTGTTGTATTAGGTAATTATTTATACAACATCATGACCCTATGATAATGAAAGAGATAGTGTTTTGTACTTTGTATTTCATGGATAATATAGGAAGGAATTGTATGTGTAAGCTTGTGGAAAATTAAATTGGAATAGTGGTTCTTGTTGTTTTAGATCTTCTAACTAATGGAAAATATTTAGTTGTGAGGAGTTatgttgattaattaaataatatatgatTTGGTTATTTCTTATGGAATCTAAATATTATGATatgagattaaatttttcttaaATGATAATGATTCATTATAGTTAATTGGAAAATTAATGGATAAGTTTTATGATAGCTTATGATGTTCTAATTGGGTATGAGATGTGTTTGTATTATGTCAAGTAGTTACATTGGAATACCATAGGGAATGGATATGCATTGTATAATTTGATGTACGTGAAGTAAAGTTAATCTATTAAACAATTGTTCTGCTTGCGTAATATGATTATATGGTTATGTTACTAGGTTTGTGATCATGTTGATTCATATATAGTTCATGATGAATTGGTGTATAATAGTTGTTATATTGCATTAATAAATGTTGAGATAGCATAGTAAAAGTGGTTGACTGAAAAGAAAAACAATTCTCtcctttttgttagtagattttggtatATTTATCTAGAGTATTTTcccaggcattacatttggtatcagagcctatattGCAAACACTGAGATATTTGTTTAAGGTTGTTTCTCTTGGCCTACCGTGGCGTACTATAATGTTCTTGTGACTTGATTTGTTCTTTGAGATTTGTTATGGAAAATGTCATTTGACACTTTGGAGATCTTACATCTTTATGCTTTGTGTCTCTCCCTAATCCCTTGTAGAAATCATGATTTTGTGCGATATGTGAATTCATTCTTATGCATGCCTCTTAGATAAGCATGATGTCTATATGGCTTTATGTGGTCTTTCTTGCTATAATTTCTAGTACTTATGCCAGGGGTTGTTTTCGCT contains these protein-coding regions:
- the LOC131858564 gene encoding uncharacterized protein LOC131858564, producing the protein MEKKIAKLWKLPSEFEVFNNNAKSKRKKTKWLAPKPHCHKYNFDGSAQNICQGGAIIIRDHLGNIVAAYVGNPKNHTVTQAKGMALLWGLRFAKSIGIKHLEIEGDSQIIVEMVSGRSASGWQVDPILRDARMLMANLDGFTI